The Tolypothrix sp. PCC 7712 region CGTATCAGTCCAGTAGGATGCGTTAGCGATAGCGTAACGCATCCTGTTCGGGCTGAGATTTTTTCACAAATCAAATTGGATTCCTATAGAAAATGATTATCTTGGATGAATGTGCCGTCTAGGCCCCCATCCGGGATTGACAATACCTGCTAAATCTTCCTCAGATAATTTGTCTAGTTCGGTTTCTAGTTCATCGACTGTGAAGTCGTAACCACGTTCTTTCGCAATTTGAACGAAAGCTTCTGGATTCGCTGTTGCTCTGAGCTTTTGCTTTAATGCTTGATCCTGTTTTACAGCTTTTAAAAGTTGGGCAGCATTTTGTCGTGGCATGACAGTCCATCTCCTATTTTAAAAATTAGATTTGAACCTATAATTTGACTGTTGTCGTCTTGCCCAGTCTCAAACTTTAGTAGAGAAGATTCTCACTTAAGCTTATAAATTTAGATTTTAAGACTTCAAGATAAAATAAATTGATTTTGACAAGAAAATATAAGTTTGTTCTCAGAGATAGCGGGAATTAACACTTAATTTATATCCCTAGGAGGAAGACAAAATCAAATAAGAGGAAAAAGTGAAAGTTTTAAATTCACAAGTGAAATGTTTCTCAATACTATTTTTAAAGTTTTAAGTTTTATAAGCTGTTCCACATTTAACTTGCATATATTGGGCAGGCAAGATGCCCACCCCCACAAGAAATATACAATTTCAGATTATGTAAACCAGATGTGGTTTAGCTTACCAATTTAAATAAATCATGCGAGGAATAGATATGGGTACAGCAATGCTGTACCCTGATAAATGTATTGATATGTCATCAGAATTCATTGGAATTACTGTTAAATCCGAAATCCAAAATTTCGACGAGTTTAATTAGTAATTCAAAATTGTTATTGCTCAATAAATTTTGCTTCTCTTAAGTTTGACAAATTTAATTGAATTTTCGTATCAACTAATTGATTACCAACTGCTACTCGTTTACCAGTAATCCAAACCTCTTGGGGTTGACATTGATAAAACCTGCGGGGTGAATCATTTAAATAGTCTAATGCTGTGCGATTATGCTTTTTAGTCGCTCGCTGTAAAAGCAACTGCAATACCATTTCGGCTGCGTTTGGGTTTAATTCCGATCCAGTTCCAGTCAGATATAAACCTTCTACTGCACCTTCAGAAATGCTGGAATCAAAAATCGCGATCGCAACTCTGCCATGATTATTGTATATGTGCTGCGAATGCTGAGATGCGATCGCGGAACTCCAATAAATATTCCAGTCCTCATCATAGGCAAACAATAAAGGCGAAACCCAAGGATAGCCATCAGCCGAACAAGTAGACAAAGTGCAATAAATATTCTTGGCGATAATCCGACAGGCTTGAGCAATAACTTCAGGATTTTGAGAATCGATTGTATTTACCCATCTGTTAGTTGGGCTTGCTGGTTCGAGCATGGGGAATGGGTAATTATGTATGTCCTACAAAACTTTACATCCTTCGGTTTAATCGTGCCTAGTTACTTCCTGGGAAGTTTCCTGGACTGGCCAACGAAACAATCTTGGCAACTGCGACAAATTTACAATATAGCTTGTAGTCCATATCACAATTTCTAATAGTAATAAATTTCTTACCCACATCAGTTCGGGTTGCGAAGCCACAAGTATTGAACCCTCATAAAGCTGCCAAATACGGTAAGGTACGTATAAATAAGGCACCATTACCCAAGTGAGTGATTGAAACTTTTTGAGCGTTACAATTTCTGTGATGATTTGTAATCCCAACATCACGAAGTAGCACAGCAATATAGTCAATACACTGTCGTAGCCCCAGGCTATACCCCACAACAGCATTACCACTAGTGGCACTACAATTCCAAACACCTGTATGGTACCAAACCAGATTTTATACCATCTTGGCAGGGGTTCAGGTAGACTGATCGGCTTTGCATTTCTCCAAAACCAGCCCACAATTACAGTAAAGAATGTAACAAGTAAGAAAAAGAGTAAGTTTTCTATAAATAGGTAGAGCATGATAGTCTGAGCATCTTTAAGAGAGCAAAGAAAGCAGAGCAGAAATTCCCAATCCCCATTACCGATTACCAATTACCAATTACCAATTTTTCAAATTACTAATACAGCCGACCCTGTAATTTTGCCACTCCGCAGGGCATCTAAAGCCTCATTTGCTTGAGTTAGCGGAAAGGTATTAATTTCTGTGCGGATGGGGATTTTGGGTGCTAAAGCGAGAAACTCCTCGCCATCTTGACGAGTCAGGTTAGCAACAGACCGTAATACTCGTTCTTCCCAGAGAATTTCGTAGGGAAAGGCGGGAATATCACTCATGTGAATGCCTGCACAAACTACCGTACCGCCTTTAGCGACTGCCCGTAAAGCAGCGGGAACTAGTTTACCTATAGGCGCAAAAATAATTGCCGCATCTAAAGGTTCTGGGGGTAATTCCTCTGAGCCTCCAGCCCAAACTGCACCTAATTGACGGGCGAATTCTTGCCCTTCGATATCACCACCACGAGTAAAGGCAAATACTTGACGCTGTTGATAGCGGGCTAGTTGAATCAATATATGGGCGGCTGAACCAAAGCCATAAAAGCCAATTTTTTCTGCATCGCCAGTCATGCGATAAGCACGATAACCAATTAAGCCGCCACATAACAAAGGTGCAGCTTGCAAGTCAGGGAAACTGGGGTCTAGAGGAAAGCAGAAGCGATGGTCAGCAACAGTGTAATCTGCATAACCACCGTCAATATTGTAACCTGTGAATTCAGCATAATCGCAGAGATTTTCACGATGGGAAAGGCAATATCGACAGCGATCGCAAGTGTGACCTAACCAAGGAACACCAACCCGCTGACCAATAGTAAATTGCTCAACGCGATCGCCTTTTGCCTCTATAGTACCGACTATTTGATGCCCAGGTATTAACGGTAATTTGGGGTGAGTCAATTCTCCATCAACTATGTGCAAGTCTGTGCGACAAACAGCACAAGCGTGGATGCGAATTAATACTTGCTCGGGATTGGGTTTCGGCATTGGTAAGTCTGCTAATCGCAGGGGTTGGCGTGGTGCCTCTAGTATCATTGCACGCATAATTAATGAAGAAAAGTTTTCTACTTTTATTTTCTGTCTAGAGGAGTCCTGAGTCCTGAGCCAAAAGTTGTAGAGACGCGATTAATCGCGTCTCTACTCAAAAGTTAAAAGTTCTTCCCCTTGTCCCCAGCAGTCTCAATGTGCAAATTAAATGCTTAAAAGCTGAGTATTTCCTAACACCCAATCTCGTAAAAGAGAGTTAACTTGGTCTGGTATTTCATCATGAGGACAATGACCCGCAGATAGAAAATGTTCTTGTAGTTGTGGGTAATATTGGCGAAACTTTTGAGAACGTTCTCTAGCATTCATCCAAGGATCGGCTTCTCCCCACAACAACAATAAAGGACAAGTTAATTGTTTTAGCAATACATCAACTTTTTCTCCTTGGGGAGTACTAAAAACTGACACAAACACATCCAATGCACCAGTATCGTAAGCTGGTCGATAAATTTCTTCTATTAACTGGTCTGTGATTGCAGTTTTATCTAAATAAACTTTCTCTAGGGTTTGGCGAATTACCCAACGTTGGCGCACATATTGAAATAATAAAAACTGGGCTAAAGGTTGCTGAAACATCCACTTCACACCATCCCCTAGCAACTTTTGCAATCCTGATTCTTGTTTGGGAGGCTGAATTTGTGATTGCAAAGCTTCCGGTTCAGATGTTGGTTTTTCGATGCTAAAGGGGCCTGCACTGTTGAGTAAAACTACACCAGCTGCACTATCGGGGTATTGTGCTGCAACGCACAAAGAAGCATAACCACCTAGGGAGTTTCCTACTAAAACTGCTTTTTGACCAATGATTTCATTAATAAAATCGTGCAGTTGGTCGCGCCACAAGTCGCCACTATAATCTAGCTTCGGCTTGGCTGAACGTCCGAATCCTAATAAATCGATCGCAAAAACTTGAAAATCTTGGCACAGTCCTGTGATATTTTTGCGCCAGTGGTCTGTAGAAGCACCAAACCCATGTACTAATAATAAGGGTGGACGTTGCGCTTGTTGCTCTCCGGCTCGTACATAGTAAACTTTATGCCCGCGCCATTGCCAGTATTGGCCAGGTATAGGAGTGGTAGAAGGCGCTGTTGTTACCTGCATGATTTAAAGAAATGTGAAGTAGCTGTTAATAATTGTAATGCAGTATTTTCCGGTGCTGAGTTTTGAGTGCTGACTAAAAAATACAAGTCTCTTAGGACTTATATTTGATATGTAGTGTGTGTAGTAACGCAACGCACCGATGCACTATCAACAATTCAAAGTCCTGTACCCTCAGCGATAACATATATTACTGAGCTAACTCAATACTTGTCGGTTAAGGGCAAAAGGGGAAGGAGAAAAGGGGCAAGAAAAAACCTTTAACCCTTACCCTTTCACCTTTTCCCCAAACCAAATTAAGAGTTGAAAATCCTTAACCGAGCAGTATTGTGAGCTAACTACTTCCCCTGTTTCCAAAGCGATAGGGTATTTTTTCATTGGAAGTCACTAAAGACGACCAACATAGGTGTATCCCCATTGATCGTTGTCATCTCCGCGATTAAAAATTGCTGCGACTTTAGCTGACAATTCTCCCAAACTAAAAGGCTTGTTTAAGTAGCCATCAGCATTTCCCAGTGGCTCCAAATTCCTAGTCAACATGAGTACAAATACATCGCTATTGCGGTGCATTTCGTCACAGAGTTCATAACTATCCAAATCTGGTAAAGTTATGTCTAAAATCACCAGATATGGCTTAAAGCTCTCGAATAGAACTTGTGCTGTCTTACCATCTGCTGCTGCTTCCACTTCATAGTTCAGCTTAGTTAAAAAGCGTTGAACTAAATTCCGAACTGCTAGGTCATCATCAACTACAAGTATTTTGCCAGAAGTCATATTTAAGGGTTCAGAAAATTAGTAATGCAAAAACTGTATCAATTGAGTAGGGTGTGAAAAATACAAGTACGGTTATGAATTATACAAATTAAAACAATGTTTATACCAATTCAAAATTAAGAATCCAGACAGGACAAGATTTTGGGTTTGTATATCTGCCACATTCTTTTTTTTAATTGGTATTAAAATCTAAACTACATCCGTTAGCTTAGTAGCTGCTCTTTCTCACGATACAAGACAAGCAAGGCAAAATCGGGCAATTTATAAAGTAGTGCAAATATCTTAAATTATGGACGCAGCTAAACGCCTTGCTACTCTTAACCGCATCCGCAAACTCAGTCGCCTCATGGACACATCTATACGCATTCCGGGAATTGGATTTCGTATTGGTATAGACCCAATTATTGGACTAGTTCCCGGTGCTGGTGATTTAATTAGTACAGCGTTTTCTGCGTACATTATCTTTTTAGCTACAAGATTTGGTATACCACGCCAAGACTTAGCGAAAATGATTTTCAATGTGGGTTTGGAAGCAGTTGTTGGTACTGTGCCTTTAGTAGGTGATTTATTTGACGCTTTTTACAAATCTAATATTCGCAATTTGGACATTTTAGAGCAACACCTGAGCGTGGTTGAACCAGAAATTACAGAAGCGCCTGTTTATGCAGCAGCTAGGGATGAGGCACTAGAAGCGAGAGGCTAGAGATGAGGATGTGTTTTCAAACCCCATAAATGAAAAATCTGGTAGCGCGCATCTCATAGGTTATTAGTGGACAAAAGTTTCGTATTAAGAATTACAAATTACGCATTATATTGTTGCTTTTGGACACATTTAAAACTGGCTGAAGCGAACTCCTGATGTGAAAACAATCACAGTAGTATGAAATACAAGGTTTGGAACAACATCTAGTCCTAACTCCAGCCTCTACTTAAAAAGCTGAATCCAAATATTCAAAACAACCTCACACATTTATGGGGTTGTTCTTTATTATTTATGAGGTTGTTATTCTTTTAAAAAAGGGAAAAGGGGAAAAAGACACATCAATGATATTCTAGAGGGCACGGCATCCAAAATTTTTTGGCAGATCCAATATCTTACTGGTGCCGTGCCCCTACAAAGAATTTATCTGTCGCAAATGTTATTTGAATTGGTATCAGAACTCGGAACTCAGCACTTTCAAGCAGTGACTAATCTGGTATTTTGCAGTGGCATTTTGACATCGGTATCTTGGTAAATTTCTGCATTTAGGGGTCTATAGATTAATTCATACCAAGCATGACCGACTTGTGCATCAAATCCTTGTGGTTGACCGCGCATAAATAGATGTAGGCATTTTACAGATTTACCTGGTAGCAACTGCCAAGAAAAACGGCTTGTATTTTCTTCGTATGGGTGTGCGATCGCTTCTATATGTAAATTAGTTGCTAAACCGTAAGCTGCATAAGGGTCTGTTGTGGAACCAACAGCAAACCAATCGGGTACAGGGAAGACTTGCTCTATGTCTTGTGTTTGACCAAGATTCATGTGTGCAAAATATTCTACACCAAAGTCAAGATTGACTGTTTCTGAACCTTTTACCCTGTCTTCTTGGGCTTTGGGTTTTCCTTTAATAAATAATTCTTCAATCAAATAATCTGCACCAGCATATAAACTAATTACCCGATAAAGTTCACAGACTAAATGGCGATTTTGACCTGTTACTGGATCTGGCCCCATATAGTCGAAGGGTTCGGAAGCAATGGTAATAGTTGCACGTACAGGGCCGCTAGATTGAGATACCAGTCGATAGGAATGATTGAACAAAGAGACTTGATAATTAGGAGATTTGGGAGAAGCAATTCCTGGTAAATGGAGTTTACTTACCTGCATACAGCGCTTTTCTGGATCTTGTCCCAACCATTCACCCATTGCGGCGCGAAATGGATCGAGAATTTCTTGATGATCTAACTGGACGCTGCTGGCTGAACCAGAAAACCAGTTGCGTTCGTTGTCTTCAGGTGCGGGGATGAAATTAAACCAAATAATCAGACGGTTATTCACAAATCTGACTCCCCGTTCTCGCCCATCACCACCGTAAACTACTTCTAAGTATGGTTCACCTAGTCCAGGTGGTATGGGTTTACCTCTATCTAAACGAATGAAGGTTGAAGCTAAGACATGATCTTCCGTTCCTGGGGGAATGGGTTGAGATAGATGAAAAACTAAGGTGTCACGGGAAGGATCTTCTGGATCAATGCGGTCGATTTGGGCTTTGAGAGGTTGATGTGTTAAGTCGCGGAGGTCGGTTAATACGAGTTCTGTGGGCGAAATTTGAAATTTTTGGGCGATCGCTTGCCAGGGTATAGTAAAGTTACCGCTACGCCAATAATTTGAGGGATTAAAAACAGTTAATAAATTCAGGGA contains the following coding sequences:
- a CDS encoding Nif11-like leader peptide family natural product precursor gives rise to the protein MPRQNAAQLLKAVKQDQALKQKLRATANPEAFVQIAKERGYDFTVDELETELDKLSEEDLAGIVNPGWGPRRHIHPR
- a CDS encoding pyridoxamine 5'-phosphate oxidase family protein gives rise to the protein MLEPASPTNRWVNTIDSQNPEVIAQACRIIAKNIYCTLSTCSADGYPWVSPLLFAYDEDWNIYWSSAIASQHSQHIYNNHGRVAIAIFDSSISEGAVEGLYLTGTGSELNPNAAEMVLQLLLQRATKKHNRTALDYLNDSPRRFYQCQPQEVWITGKRVAVGNQLVDTKIQLNLSNLREAKFIEQ
- a CDS encoding zinc-dependent alcohol dehydrogenase family protein; this translates as MRAMILEAPRQPLRLADLPMPKPNPEQVLIRIHACAVCRTDLHIVDGELTHPKLPLIPGHQIVGTIEAKGDRVEQFTIGQRVGVPWLGHTCDRCRYCLSHRENLCDYAEFTGYNIDGGYADYTVADHRFCFPLDPSFPDLQAAPLLCGGLIGYRAYRMTGDAEKIGFYGFGSAAHILIQLARYQQRQVFAFTRGGDIEGQEFARQLGAVWAGGSEELPPEPLDAAIIFAPIGKLVPAALRAVAKGGTVVCAGIHMSDIPAFPYEILWEERVLRSVANLTRQDGEEFLALAPKIPIRTEINTFPLTQANEALDALRSGKITGSAVLVI
- a CDS encoding alpha/beta fold hydrolase; its protein translation is MQVTTAPSTTPIPGQYWQWRGHKVYYVRAGEQQAQRPPLLLVHGFGASTDHWRKNITGLCQDFQVFAIDLLGFGRSAKPKLDYSGDLWRDQLHDFINEIIGQKAVLVGNSLGGYASLCVAAQYPDSAAGVVLLNSAGPFSIEKPTSEPEALQSQIQPPKQESGLQKLLGDGVKWMFQQPLAQFLLFQYVRQRWVIRQTLEKVYLDKTAITDQLIEEIYRPAYDTGALDVFVSVFSTPQGEKVDVLLKQLTCPLLLLWGEADPWMNARERSQKFRQYYPQLQEHFLSAGHCPHDEIPDQVNSLLRDWVLGNTQLLSI
- a CDS encoding DUF4112 domain-containing protein — protein: MDAAKRLATLNRIRKLSRLMDTSIRIPGIGFRIGIDPIIGLVPGAGDLISTAFSAYIIFLATRFGIPRQDLAKMIFNVGLEAVVGTVPLVGDLFDAFYKSNIRNLDILEQHLSVVEPEITEAPVYAAARDEALEARG